Below is a window of Prionailurus viverrinus isolate Anna chromosome A1, UM_Priviv_1.0, whole genome shotgun sequence DNA.
GAATGGCATAGGAGAAGAGCTGTTGCTTCAGAGAAAGATTCCTGGCATAACCAATGATGAGGATTCCAAACACGGTCGCAGTCACAGTCACAGAGCCAGCCACTACTACCAAGGCAGACCCAGCCCCTGTGAACTTGGCTGCTATATCAATGTCCCTTGAAATGGCACTGGTTTGGAAGCTGTAGCTAGGAGTAAATGAGGTCAGGGGACATGGGGTTGCCAAGCTGCTGAGGCTCTTAACTGTCAGTGTCTCTGGTGGTTTTAGCACCACTGCAGACAGTGATCCGCTCAACAGCTGAGTAGTGCTCCTGACCAAGAAGGGCATTCTGATTTTTTCCACAATATGAAATGTTCCCTGTGGTGCTTATTCTAAACTATCAGTGATGATGACCACAATGGACTGACAGTTACTTTTATTTACCATTAAAATCCCCACAAATGGAGAGAGCTTTGCATAGACTATTTAGAAATTGCTTAGCAAGAGCCTTcccaattaaataattttaaattgtacaTTCTTACTGTCAGGCTTTAAAACCTACAAACAAAATGCTGCATTTGattcacaaaatatatacaaatggtaACGGTGGTGGTAGAGCAGTGTGAAGCAGACTGACTTCTcttttatatatctataaaaata
It encodes the following:
- the LOC125163620 gene encoding ATP synthase F(0) complex subunit C2, mitochondrial-like, translating into MPFLVRSTTQLLSGSLSAVVLKPPETLTVKSLSSLATPCPLTSFTPSYSFQTSAISRDIDIAAKFTGAGSALVVVAGSVTVTATVFGILIIGYARNLSLKQQLFSYAILGFTLSEVMGLFCLMVAFLILFAM